From the Nitrospira sp. genome, one window contains:
- the cobD gene encoding threonine-phosphate decarboxylase CobD — MAPVKKSVHGGDVYAASRELGRKITELIDFSASINPLGPSPNVWRAITGARHLLPHYPDPECWDLRQALASRWHVKPGQILVGNGSMELIVALPRALKIDHLLLVQPTFSEYAASMARAGGRVTTVCADRDEQYALPIDRLCGLLERPTKGFRTIEGIVLCNPNSPTGRACEADEVLKLARAAQRRGVWLIVDETFTDYCPERSILSLVASWSRVVILRSLTKFYGLPGLRVGYAVAAPTVIQQLRNELPPWSVNIMGQVAALAALQDTAHAKRSLQFVEEERTRISSALACLPGCTVFPAHANFIFVELPPGWPARSMTEWLRREGLLIRDCSSVLGANPRSIRIAVRSRQDNDRLLKSLSRVLSESRS, encoded by the coding sequence GTGGCGCCAGTAAAGAAATCCGTTCACGGCGGCGATGTGTATGCGGCCTCGCGCGAGCTCGGGCGGAAGATCACCGAGCTGATCGATTTCAGCGCCAGTATTAATCCGCTGGGGCCCTCTCCGAACGTTTGGCGCGCCATCACCGGGGCACGTCATCTCCTCCCTCATTATCCCGACCCTGAGTGTTGGGATCTTCGTCAGGCGCTCGCCAGTCGTTGGCACGTCAAACCCGGACAGATTCTGGTGGGGAACGGCTCGATGGAGTTGATTGTTGCGCTTCCGCGGGCGCTCAAGATCGATCACCTCTTGCTGGTCCAACCGACATTTTCAGAATATGCCGCGTCGATGGCGCGGGCCGGCGGGCGCGTCACGACGGTGTGCGCAGATCGAGATGAACAGTATGCGTTGCCCATCGATCGCCTCTGTGGGTTACTGGAACGGCCCACCAAGGGCTTTCGGACGATCGAGGGGATCGTGTTGTGTAATCCCAATAGTCCGACAGGGCGGGCATGCGAGGCTGATGAGGTCTTGAAGCTGGCGCGCGCCGCGCAGCGACGGGGCGTCTGGTTGATCGTTGACGAAACTTTCACGGATTACTGCCCGGAACGGTCTATCCTTTCCCTCGTGGCATCCTGGTCCAGAGTGGTGATCCTGCGCAGCCTGACAAAATTCTATGGATTGCCGGGATTGCGGGTCGGGTATGCGGTTGCGGCCCCTACCGTCATCCAGCAATTGCGCAATGAATTGCCGCCCTGGTCCGTCAATATCATGGGGCAGGTGGCCGCATTGGCCGCGCTGCAGGATACGGCTCATGCGAAGAGGAGCCTCCAGTTCGTCGAGGAAGAGCGGACTCGAATCTCCAGCGCGCTTGCGTGCTTGCCGGGATGCACGGTGTTCCCGGCGCATGCGAATTTCATCTTCGTGGAGTTGCCGCCTGGGTGGCCGGCGAGGAGCATGACCGAATGGCTGAGGCGTGAAGGATTACTCATTCGGGATTGTTCCTCGGTCCTAGGCGCGAATCCTCGTTCGATCCGGATCGCGGTCAGGTCCCGACAGGATAACGATCGGCTCCTGAAATCGCTCTCTCGAGTGCTGAGTGAGAGCCGATCGTGA
- a CDS encoding adenosylcobinamide amidohydrolase, with the protein MTPRLASRVQTRYCVTEHTLVIDLGGKRRVLSSAPQGGGLTVAAYILNHQVESNPITNRHPRSHGDPARALRRLAVRLGVKQGTVGLMTAVPMKQLVTARVSSGAVWVECFATVGVTNAVKAGEWPETDGRRSRAGAVGTINLMVVTNVGLSTAAMVGAVQVATESKTGVLRDHAVPSWSGLSGATGTGTDAVVIACRLRGAGPWHAYSGTHTMIGALIGQVVTRCVTRGLAKATQWQERHA; encoded by the coding sequence GTGACGCCGAGACTGGCATCACGCGTACAGACTCGGTATTGCGTGACGGAGCACACGCTGGTCATTGATCTCGGAGGCAAGAGGCGAGTGCTGTCTTCTGCCCCGCAAGGCGGCGGACTTACCGTTGCGGCGTATATCCTGAATCACCAGGTCGAGTCGAATCCGATCACCAATAGGCATCCTCGATCTCACGGTGATCCTGCCCGGGCGCTTCGGCGACTCGCGGTCAGGCTGGGAGTGAAGCAGGGAACGGTTGGGCTCATGACGGCCGTCCCGATGAAACAGTTGGTCACGGCCAGGGTCTCGTCCGGCGCCGTCTGGGTTGAGTGCTTTGCTACCGTCGGTGTGACCAATGCGGTGAAGGCGGGGGAGTGGCCGGAGACGGACGGCCGTCGAAGCCGGGCAGGTGCAGTAGGAACAATTAATCTCATGGTCGTGACGAACGTCGGTCTGTCAACTGCGGCAATGGTCGGCGCAGTGCAGGTGGCCACAGAGAGCAAGACCGGTGTCTTGAGAGATCATGCCGTGCCGAGTTGGTCCGGACTGTCTGGCGCCACCGGGACCGGGACCGATGCGGTGGTGATTGCCTGCCGGCTTCGTGGAGCGGGACCCTGGCATGCCTATAGTGGAACCCATACCATGATCGGGGCGCTGATCGGGCAAGTTGTTACTCGGTGTGTGACTCGCGGTCTAGCGAAGGCGACGCAATGGCAGGAGCGGCACGCATGA
- a CDS encoding cobyric acid synthase — protein MKARALAVLGTGSDVGKSLITAGLCRLFLRAGIRVAPFKAQNMSNNSFVTPDGKEIGRAQALQAQACGLDPDADMNPILMKPESDRSAQIVVQGKVWGKAEARTYFEQRTELAERVQESYGRLAGQYDAVIIEGAGSAAEMNLRDRDLANWSAVEMADARVVLVADIDRGGVFAQVIGTLDLLAPHERARVVGIIINKFRGDASLFHDGVRFIEQRTGLPVLGVVPMLRGLILDQEDAVDVEGRRHAVFAKERVNIAVALLPRMSNFTDFNPLIAEPDVVVRYAATPADLDGADVIVIPGSKNTIEDLAYVRQSGMAASIGRHASDGAEVVGICGGYQMLGRSIADPDGVEAGGEVEGFGLLDVTTRLATTKTTQWVEGESLELEPQRSLPIRGYWIHMGQTTRCGARSCFHVRSIRGEAGQPEGGGEAGSDGAVNETGLIWGTYVHGVFDLPDFRRAWINRIRGRKSLPPLADGVSRDISQALASQLDVWADHLQLHLDLRPLIQTVATRL, from the coding sequence ATGAAAGCTCGCGCACTCGCTGTGCTTGGAACGGGTTCTGATGTCGGGAAAAGTCTGATCACGGCGGGGCTTTGCCGACTGTTTCTTCGAGCCGGAATCCGGGTCGCCCCTTTCAAGGCGCAGAACATGTCGAATAATTCCTTCGTGACGCCGGACGGGAAGGAAATCGGTCGTGCCCAGGCGTTGCAGGCGCAGGCCTGTGGTCTCGATCCCGACGCCGATATGAATCCGATCTTGATGAAGCCGGAATCGGATCGTAGCGCGCAGATTGTTGTCCAAGGGAAGGTCTGGGGCAAGGCGGAAGCCAGAACCTATTTTGAGCAGCGGACAGAATTGGCCGAACGAGTGCAAGAGAGCTACGGTCGATTGGCTGGTCAATATGATGCCGTGATTATTGAGGGAGCCGGGAGTGCGGCCGAAATGAATTTGAGGGATCGTGATCTAGCCAATTGGTCTGCGGTGGAGATGGCGGATGCACGAGTCGTGTTGGTGGCGGATATCGATCGTGGCGGCGTGTTTGCGCAGGTCATCGGCACGCTGGATTTGCTGGCTCCCCACGAGCGCGCGCGGGTCGTCGGGATTATCATCAACAAATTTCGGGGCGATGCCAGCTTGTTCCATGACGGAGTGCGGTTTATCGAACAGAGGACTGGCCTACCCGTTCTAGGGGTCGTGCCCATGTTGCGGGGCCTGATCCTCGATCAGGAAGATGCCGTTGATGTCGAGGGCCGTCGTCATGCGGTGTTCGCCAAGGAGCGAGTCAACATCGCGGTGGCCTTATTGCCGCGGATGAGCAACTTTACCGATTTCAATCCGCTGATTGCGGAGCCTGATGTCGTGGTTCGCTATGCCGCGACGCCGGCAGATCTGGATGGTGCCGATGTGATTGTGATTCCCGGGAGTAAGAACACGATCGAGGATCTCGCGTATGTCCGTCAGTCCGGGATGGCAGCATCGATTGGTCGCCATGCGAGTGACGGGGCTGAGGTCGTTGGCATCTGTGGTGGGTATCAGATGCTGGGGCGGAGCATTGCGGATCCTGACGGGGTCGAAGCTGGGGGCGAGGTTGAAGGGTTTGGGCTATTAGATGTGACGACCAGGCTTGCGACGACCAAGACGACACAATGGGTCGAGGGGGAGTCTCTGGAGCTCGAGCCGCAACGCAGTTTGCCAATTCGAGGGTATTGGATTCATATGGGGCAGACGACCCGATGTGGAGCGCGATCCTGCTTTCATGTTCGCTCCATCAGGGGTGAGGCCGGACAGCCGGAGGGAGGGGGAGAAGCGGGGTCTGATGGAGCCGTGAACGAAACCGGTTTGATCTGGGGTACCTATGTTCACGGCGTCTTCGATCTTCCCGACTTCAGGCGCGCCTGGATTAACCGCATTCGTGGTCGAAAGTCGCTCCCGCCTTTGGCAGACGGAGTCTCGCGGGATATTTCACAGGCACTCGCCAGTCAACTCGATGTATGGGCTGATCATCTGCAGCTACATCTTGATCTCAGGCCGCTCATCCAGACTGTCGCCACTCGTCTCTAA
- the cbiB gene encoding adenosylcobinamide-phosphate synthase CbiB: MTGNELVLAAGLDLMIGDPRWFPHPVRGMGRVIGWYDHRVRGLCRRPLALRLAGLILALGLPAAVYLVAWGMVAEAGSVADWLGTAVTIALASTTLAGRDLWDHAQAVKKPLQRGDIADARLAVAKIVGRDAEQLSESEVVRATVETVAESTADGVIAPLFFLVIGGPPLALAYKAVNTLDSMVGHRDERYIDLGWASARLDDVMNWVPARLTAGLLILAAGLVTRTPARMVDGWQVLWRDGHKHPSPNSGRPEAAMAGALDVRLGGTNYYDGVANERPILGDGRRILVSGDIARAAQLMAVGSVLGMVIGAGILWRQ; encoded by the coding sequence ATGACAGGGAATGAACTGGTGCTCGCGGCAGGCCTCGATCTGATGATAGGCGATCCCCGCTGGTTTCCGCATCCGGTTCGCGGGATGGGTCGGGTCATTGGATGGTACGACCACCGTGTAAGAGGATTGTGCCGGCGTCCTCTCGCGTTGCGTCTTGCAGGGTTGATCCTCGCGTTAGGGCTGCCGGCGGCAGTCTATCTGGTGGCATGGGGGATGGTGGCGGAAGCCGGATCCGTGGCGGATTGGCTTGGAACTGCGGTGACGATCGCCCTGGCGTCAACGACGCTTGCCGGACGTGATCTGTGGGATCATGCGCAGGCCGTGAAGAAGCCGTTGCAGCGGGGAGATATTGCCGATGCGCGTCTGGCCGTGGCGAAAATTGTGGGGCGAGATGCGGAACAGCTGTCTGAATCTGAAGTCGTTCGTGCGACTGTCGAGACCGTGGCGGAGAGCACAGCGGACGGAGTGATCGCGCCGCTGTTCTTCCTTGTGATCGGCGGTCCGCCGCTGGCCTTGGCCTATAAGGCGGTGAATACGCTGGACTCCATGGTCGGTCATCGGGACGAACGGTATATCGATTTGGGCTGGGCGTCGGCCCGGCTTGACGATGTGATGAATTGGGTTCCGGCAAGACTCACCGCGGGATTGCTGATACTGGCTGCCGGCTTGGTGACACGAACACCTGCCCGAATGGTGGATGGCTGGCAAGTCCTGTGGCGGGACGGCCATAAACATCCCAGTCCGAATAGTGGAAGACCAGAGGCGGCCATGGCTGGCGCATTGGATGTTCGGCTGGGCGGGACCAACTATTACGACGGGGTGGCGAATGAACGGCCGATCCTGGGCGATGGGCGGCGAATCTTGGTGTCAGGGGACATTGCGCGTGCGGCTCAGTTGATGGCGGTGGGGAGTGTCTTGGGCATGGTGATCGGAGCGGGAATCTTGTGGCGCCAGTAA